AGGATTGCCAACGGAATCCGTCGTGGAACAGATGTTACGAGGAGAACATGCCACCCAAGATGTCAAACGATAGAAGGGGGATGAAAGGCAATGGACAAGTTAGCGAACTTGCAGAGATTAATCGATTCGGGATTCGTTGCCGTGGTTCGTCGGCCTGGCGCCGATCAAATTGACGCCATAGCGGAAGCGTTAGTTGCGGGCGGTGTCGGGGCCTTGGAAATCACTGTCGACACACCGAATGTGTGGGCCATGATTGCCCGCATTAAACATCAGTTTGGGCAGCGGGTGTTGGTTGGAGCGGGCACGGTGTTAGACGCGCCTACGGCTAAAACGGCGATTGAAATGGGAGCCGATTTTATATTTGCGCCGGTTTGGGATGAGGAAACGATTCAGCTTACAAATCGTTACGGAAAGATTTCAATTCCTGGGGTAATGACGCCGACGGAAATTGTAAAAGCTTATCAGGCAGGGGCTGATTTGTTGAAGATTTTCCCCGGCCGTTCGCTAGGTGTTGATTATATTAAAGAATTGCGCGGTCCTTTAGGACATATTCCAATGATGCCAACGGGGGGAATCACTCTCGAAAATGTCGCGAAGTTCATTCAAAATGGAGCTGTTGCTGTCGGCGTCGGTGGGGCGTTACTCGATCAGCAGTTGATCGAGGCGGGTCGTTATGATGAATT
This genomic window from Ammoniphilus oxalaticus contains:
- a CDS encoding bifunctional 4-hydroxy-2-oxoglutarate aldolase/2-dehydro-3-deoxy-phosphogluconate aldolase, with translation MDKLANLQRLIDSGFVAVVRRPGADQIDAIAEALVAGGVGALEITVDTPNVWAMIARIKHQFGQRVLVGAGTVLDAPTAKTAIEMGADFIFAPVWDEETIQLTNRYGKISIPGVMTPTEIVKAYQAGADLLKIFPGRSLGVDYIKELRGPLGHIPMMPTGGITLENVAKFIQNGAVAVGVGGALLDQQLIEAGRYDELEALARQFSTAIQAARREEQR